One Cuculus canorus isolate bCucCan1 chromosome 1, bCucCan1.pri, whole genome shotgun sequence DNA segment encodes these proteins:
- the CCNA1 gene encoding cyclin-A1 translates to MRRRGEPCPAAPRSRGRTVLGVLAENGQQRPGSQGANVVRRFSGSENTFPATRKDELPNCMVNATSKQAFAIYVDEPEQKENYNYQVIEELEPSLCELDTSEMTSSIHLLLNLSTGSPMIVDTSFQSHPKDRMQDAVTLTVEEYAEDIHQYLREAEVRFKPKPYYMRKQPDITTGMRAILVDWLVEVGEEYKLQAETLYLAVNFLDRFLSCMSVLRGKLQLVGTAALLLASKYEEIYPPEVDEFVYITDDTYTKRQLLRMEHLFLKVLAFDLTAPTINQFLLQYIQRQGVCMRTENFARYLAELSLLEADPFLKYLPSQTAAAAYCLANYTVNRSFWPETLAAFTGYSLSEIVPCLTDLHKACLDAPHCHLQAIKEKYKCSKYMQVSLLEPPAVLPLQ, encoded by the exons ATGCGGCGGAGAGGGGAGCCGTGCCCCGCTGCCCCCCGCAGCCGCGGGCGGACTGTGCTGGGGGTGCTGGCGGAGAACGGGCAGCAGCGCCCCGGCAGCCAG GGTGCTAATGTTGTCAGGCGCTTCTCTGGCTCGGAAAACACCTTCCCTGCAACTAGGAAAGATGAATTACCCAACTGCATGGTCAATGCTACATCAAAGCAAGCATTTGCTATCTACGTAGATGAaccagaacagaaagaaaactacaaCTACCAAGTGATTGAAGAGCTGGAACCGAGCTTGTGTGAACTGGATACTAGTGAAATGACATCCAGTATTCACTTGCTGCTGAATCTGAGTACAG GGTCTCCTATGATAGTGGACACATCCTTCCAGTCCCATCCCAAGGATCGCATGCAAGATGCTGTAACTCTGACTGTGGAAGAGTATGCTGAAGACATTCATCAGTACCTCCGAGAGGCTGAA GTAAGATTCAAGCCCAAGCCCTACTACATGAGGAAGCAACCAGATATCACCACAGGAATGCGTGCCATTTTGGTAGACTGGCTGGTGGAAGTAGGGGAAGAGTATAAGCTTCAGGCGGAGACTTTGTACTTGGCAGTGAACTTCCTGGACAGATTTCTTTCCTGCATGTCTGTTCTCAGAGGGAAACTGCAGCTTGTAGGAACAGCAGCACTTCTTCTGGCTTC gaaatatgAAGAGATTTACCCACCAGAAGTGGATGAATTTGTGTATATAACAGATGATACCTACACAAAGAGGCAGCTGCTGAGAATGGAACACCTGTTTCTCAAAGTGTTGGCTTTTGACCTAACAGCCCCAACCATCAACCAGTTCCTCCTTCAGTATATTCAGAGGCAAGGTGTCTGTATGAGGACAGAGAACTTTGCAAGG TATCTTGCAGAGCTGAGTCTCCTAGAAGCTGATCCTTTTCTGAAGTACCTTCCTTCTcaaactgctgcagcagcctACTGTCTAGCAAACTATACGGTGAACAGGTCTTTCTGG ccAGAAACACTTGCCGCATTCACTGGGTATTCATTAAGTGAGATAGTGCCTTGCCTGACTGATCTACATAAAGCATGCCTTGATGCTCCTCATTGCCACCTTCAAGCAATTAAGGAGAAGTATAAGTGCTCAAA GTACATGCAGGTGTCTCTTCTGGAGCCCCCAGCAGTTCTTCCTCTACAATAG